ATTCGTAGATCGCTCGCAGTTGATCGAACGTCGCAGCGGTACTCGAAGTAACGGTTCCGGACGGTTTGAACCCCTCGAGCGCCGCCGACCATTCGATAATGAGTGCTTCTCCGAGGCGCGTTTCGAGCCACGATGTCTCTTTCGAGGATTCCTCGAGTCGCGTTCGAACGTCAGCGATCGCGGATTCGAGGGTCTCGTAGTCGTCGGCTGCCGAGGACGAGTCGATCCGAGTGCCACGGATTTGTTCGATGAGGTCAGCGACGGAATCGTACTCCTCGAAGAACGTTGATCCGGTGCGATCGAATTTGATACGGGCGAACGTGTTGTTCGGCCACCCGCTATACCCGACCGTCTCCCAGAAATTCTCGCGATTGAGCGTCGTTTCGTACACGGGCTCGAGAAACAGCACGTGGGGGTACGACTCGTCAGAGACCTCTCCCCAGCCGACGGCGTCCGTAAACGCCGCTGCCGTCTTGTCGTCCAGAATCGTCGCTCGCTCGATACGAGCCAGATACGTATACTCGCCGCCGAAGTGACCGTCGCGATCCGCAAACAAGAGATAATCACCGCCGTTAGCGGCCTCATCCGCTTGGTTTCCCCAGACACGAACCGTCTCGCTCTCGACCGGAATATCGCAGATATCCGTGAGCCGTTCTCGAGGAACCCCATCGATGACAGTTCGGTCGAAGTTGATCCGGATCGGTTCGTCATCCGCCGTTTTCACCGGCACTTGGTAGACTATCGGATCGCTGGTAAGAGAGTCCGCAGCCGATTCGCGTCCCCCAGACGTCATTGGTTCCTAAACCGAGACAGTATCGTCCCATAAATCCTTCCGTAATACCGACTCGCATACATTTCGGATCCTTGCCCAAGTTCCGACTCGAACTCGAGGGCGGGATCACCTGACGCCGATAGGGACGGCCGTTCCAATTGTCTGTTTGCAGACGATCGGCGTGACGAACGTCACACAGAGTCCGGTCTCACCGATGTTGTGTCACCGATTGTCGCCCGAAGAGAGTAACCCTTTTGCGGGACCCCTGCACACGTCGGAGTATGAGCAGCGACTGGCCCGTCGATCCCGACGGCGAGGAAGGCAGCGAGGGAATGCGCAAGTACGACATGCGAATCATCGCGGACAAGGTCGACGAGGAGGAGGACTTCCCGATGGTCCGCGACGAGTTCGTCGAGGAGTACGGAGACTACCCGATCCGGATCAACTACAAGCGCGTCGTCCCGATGCGCGAGATCTTCGAGAACGTCGAACCCGAGCGCTTCGAGACGATCCTCGACATGCACAAGGCCGTCGGCGACGCCATGCGCGCCGGCGACTTCTGGGAGTACCACCCGCAGGGGAAGAACCCCGAGCGGAAACACGCCTGACGCGGACGCGGTCGCGTCTCGCCTCCGTTCTCGACTCGAGGCCCCTCCCTACTTGAGAGTCCCCTCGAGTCTCCCGTTCGTGTCCCCATCACGAATCTGGATTACGTATCGCTTATACGACGGCGTTCGAAACCAACTGCTACCGTGACTAATACGCAGGTTACGCTCGTTCAGATCGACAACTACGGGCCGTGGACGGTCACACCGGAGCCGCGACGGGAGGCCGACCTCCAGACGATGCAGTCCCGGCTCTACGCCGACATCTCCCAGTTCGTCGGCAACCGCGGCGGCTACACCTTCTTCACTCGCTTCGACAACATGATCGCCGTCACGAACGGCCTCGATCTCGAGGATCACGCGCTCCTCCAGGAGTCCGTCGGCAATCGGTACCCCGTGACGCTCAGCCTCGGCGTCGCGGCCGATACCAGTCCCGTGCAGGCGCTGGCCGACGCGACCGCGCGCGTCCAGGACGCCGGCAGCGCACAGGACGAGGATCGACGCGAGTGTCTCGAGGGCCGGGCCGTCGGCCCCGCCGACCGAACCGCCGAAGACGTCCAGATCGCCCACTTCGACGTCATCAACGCGACCGGCACCTACACCGACGAACTCAACGCCTTCGACACGTTCATCGAGATCGAACAGGGGTACGCCGAACTCATGCGGCACATGCGCCACGCCCACGAGAGCCTCTCGTTTTTCGTCGGTGGGGACAACATCATCGTCACCTGCCCGGACCTCGACGAAGGTGACTACGAGGAGGCCATCTACCACGTCGAGGAGGCCGTCGACGTCGAACTGCAGGTCGGCGTCGGCCGCGGGGAGTGCGCCCACGACGCCGGCTTCGCCGCGAAACACGCCCTCGAGACCTGTCGGGCCGACGGGACCCGCGTCGAACTCGAGTGGTGAGCGATTCGAGCGATCGCGCCGGGAGTGCGACCATTCGGGGACGGGATGTCGCCAGCGTAGCGGACAGTTTTCCGCGGTAGAACGGCCGAGAAACCGACTCACGGAACTTCGATCCCGATTCGCTTAAGAGTGGCGGGGGTAGCTTTTAGCCGGTGTGTGGCTATCTTTCACACATGGAATCGGAACTGTCGGTCAGGGAGGTCCTGACGAACGACTACGTCGGCGTCAGCGAGTCAGACACGGTTCGCGGCGCCGTTGAACTCATGCGAGAGGAGCGCTCGAGTTGCGTCCTCGTCGTCCGCGGGAGCGAGCCGGTCGGAATCATGACAGAGTGGGACGTCCTCGACGTCGTCGCCGACGAGCGCGATCCGTCCGAGACGACTGTCGGCGATGTCATGAGTTCGCCGGTCATCACGTTCGGGCCGGACCGGTCGCTCACCGACGTCGCCGACGCGATGGCCCGCGAGAGCATCCGCAACGTCGTGGTCGAGGACGACGAGGGCGTGGTTGGCTTGCTCACCCAGCGCGACGTCATCGCCGCCGCGGGCTCGTTCCAGGCCACGATGACACCCGGGCGAACGGCCAACACTGCGACGGGACTCGAGGGCGCGCAGCCGTCGGACGAGCGCTCCGCGCAGTCCCAGCCCGCCGGCGAGAGTCTCGACTCGCGGATGCTGGCCAACGGCGGCGACGAGTACACAACCCAGGGCGTCTGCGAAGCCTGCGGCTCGCTCGCGGAGGCGCTGTGGGACGCCAACGGCCAACTGGTCTGTGCGGACTGTCGCACGGTGTGACCGTCGAGGAGCCGGCGGTCCGCACCGCTCCGAGCGGACACGTACCGTTGTGTGTTAAACAATAGCGTGACACAGTCACCGACAGCGATTTCTCCGATGGAAAGACCTTTCGGGTGCCGCGGTGCACCTGTGGACAATGATCGATACCCTCGACGACCTCGACGTCGAAGGGACCACCGTCGGCGTCCGCGTGGACATCAACAGCCCGATCGGCGACGACGGTACCCTCGCCGACGACGCCCGACTGCGTGCCCACGTGGACACCCTTTCGGAACTGCTCGAGCGCGGCGGCCGGGTCGCCGTCCTCGCTCACCAGGGCCGGCCCGGCGGCGACGACTTCGTCTCCCTCGAGTCCCACGCCGAGCGGCTCTCGAAACTGCTCGAGCGGCCCGTCGACCACGTGGACACGACGTTCAGCGACGCCGCCCGCGAAGCCGTCCGGAACCTCGAGAACGGCGACTGCCTCGTCCTCGAGAACACGCGCTTCTACAGCGAGGAGTACATGGAGTTTGATCCCGACCGCGCCGCCGAAACCCACCTCGTAGAGGGGCTGGCCCCGGCGCTGGACGTCTACGTCAACGACGCCTTCGCCGCGGCCCACCGCTCCCAGCCCTCGCTGGTCGGCTTCCCGACCGTCCTCCCCGGCTACGCCGGCCGCGTGATGGAGTCGGAACTCGACGTCCTCGGGACGATCGAGGAGACCCCGGAACCACGGATCTACGTCCTCGGCGGGGCGAAGGTCCCGGACTCGATCGACGTCGCCTGGTCCGTCCTCGAGAAGGGGCTGGCCGACCACGTCCTCACCGCGGGCGTCGTCGGCAACGTCTTCCTCATCGCCGACGGCGTCGACGTCGGCGACGCCAGCTCCGACTTCATCTACGACCAGGGCTACTGGGACGAGATTGATCGCGCCGCCGACCTGCTCGACGCCTACGGCGACAGTATCGCGCTCCCGCGAGACGTCGCCGTCGAACGCGACGGCGAGCGCCACGAACTCGGCGTCAACGCCCTCCCGCCGGGCGACGAGGAGGCCGCCATGGACATCGGTAGCTCGACGCTCGCCTACTACGAACGCCTGCTCGAGGACGCGGGCACGGTCATCCTCAACGGCCCCGCCGGCGTCTTCGAGGAGGAGGCGTTCGCGACGGGAACCCGGCAGCTCTACGGCGCCGCGACCGACGTCGAGATGAGCATCGTCGGCGGCGGCGACACCGCCTCCGCGCTGCGCAGCCTCGGCGTCGACGGCTTCACACACGTTAGCACCGGCGGCGGCGCCGCCCTGCGGATGCTCACCGCGGAACCGCTGCCCGCCGTGACCGCACTTCAGGATGGACCCAAACGACAACAGCCGGCTGACGATTGAACGCGCCACCGCCGACGACGTCGAGACGGTCGCGGACCTGTGGGTCCGACTGGCTCGAGACCAGCGCCGACACGACTCCTACGTCCGCGCCGACGCCAACCGGGAGACGATGCGGGACACGCTCGCGGCCCACCAGGTCAACGACGGGCTGCTCGTCGCCCGCGACGGCGAGACTGTCGTCGGCTTCGCCTCGTTTTCCGTCGAACGGGGCTCGCTCCAGCTCGACGCCACCCGCGGCGTGCTCTCGAACATCTACGTCGTTCCCGCCGCCCGCGAGCAGGGCGTTGGAACGGCGCTGCTCGAGGCCGTCGAGGACGAACTCGCGTCCCAGGGCGCCGAAGTCGTGGTGCTCGAGGTGATGGCCCACAACGAGGCCGCCCGGCGGTTCTACGAGCGGAAGGGGTACGAGACCTATCGGGTCGCGATGGAACGCGACCTCGGCGACGACCGTTCGGAAAACGATACACATTCAAAGGAGGACGGCTAACCCGAAACTGCGCCAGGGGAGCATGGGTGGTTCATGCACTCGACTTGTAATCGAGACTCCCGGGGTTCAAATCCCCGCCCTGGCTTGCTGACGCGAACAAATTCGTGAGCGTCAGCAGCGAGCCGGGATTTGAATGAGACCGAGGTTCTGCGAACGAAGTGAGCAGGTTCTCGGCCGTGGTCCAAATCCCCTCCCTGGCTTGAATCCTTAGGCTCAAATCCGCTACCGACAGATATCGATACTTCCAGAATTAACGGAGATTCCGGCAGATCCCCTCTCGAGCAACGAGAATCGCCCGCGACGGGGACGACTCACGACTCGAAACGCTCCGGACTATTATTACGGACTCGCCGATACTGGATACTGTCCGGGTCGCATCTCCCTGAGAACGCCAGATCTCACATCCACTCCCAAGTTGCCTTCGACTCGGACACCCCGGTACCGGCACGTAGTGTCACCCGAAACGCCGACGGAAGTCGGCGTCGGAACTCCCCTTTCGACCGGTGGCGTGTCGATCAAAATCGACTATTGATAGCGAAGCGATTCCGATCGGCAGCGACCGGTGTGGTCGTTTCGAATGTCTCGAGTCGAACGGTAGTCGTCGGCAACGGCGGACTCCCCATCCCGCCACTCGAGTATTCGACTACCGCAAATTAAGCCTACTGGCCGGCTAGTCCCACGTTGGACCGGGTTTCGGACGATTCGGAGCGCTCCGAGTGACATCGCAGCCGGCCGATCGTTCGCAGCCGTTGCCGACGCGTTCGGAGACGGGCGCTCAACAGCGTCTGGTGACCCGCTCGTTCACGACTGGGTCGCCGGCCGGCCCGTCCGCCTCGACCGGCTGCTCGAGGTGATAGATCGTCACCGACTCGAGGTCTCGATCCGACGCTGCGCAGACGTACCCCGCTGCCGGCTCGTACTGCGACTCGCCGGCGTACCGCATATCGACGCCGTACCGGTGCCAGAGCGTCGTCGGGTACGTCTCGGCGGCGTCCGGCGGCGGATCGAACGCGACTGCGCCGCCGTCGACCGCGTCGATCGTCTCGCCCGACTCGAGGGTCGCCTCGATCGCGTACCAGCTCGAGGTGTCCGGCGGGTTCGGCGCGAAGAACGACCAGCTCACGTCCGAGAGTTCGCCGTCCAGATCCGGCGTCGAATCCTCGGCGATTCCGAGACTCGCCACCTGCCAGCAGAGTATCGCGACGAATACGCCAGCGAGCAACGCGGTGCTCCCGACTCGGACACCCCGCCGGACGCGGGGGAGGCGTGGCCTCGAGCCGGGCAGTAGCGGTCCGGTTTCTCCGATTCGATTCACCCGAATCGAGGACGGGAACCGCTGCCGGACGCTCGGAGCGACGGGAGCTGTAATCTCCTCGAGCCGGTGCCAGACCGGTGCCGGGAAGAACAGGAGCAGGCCGGCGATCATGACGAACGGGAACGCGCCCAGACGCATCGTCGCGGCCATCCCGAGGTGCGCGCAGACGAACGCGGCGGCGAGTGCGGTCCGCGGCCGCCCGGTGTACAGAAGCAGGAACGGCGAGACGGAGAGCATGGCGACCCAGAGCCAGTTGATCGCGGTGAGCACCGTCCCGAACTCGGCGAGGGACGGCCCGAGCAACACGATGTACTCCTCGAGATGGAAGATCCGGGGTACCGCCGTCCCGGACAGCCACGCCTCGCTCTGGAACTTGTGGACCGCGCTCGCCGCGTAGATGGTCACGAAGTGGACACAGAGAATTGCCGTCTCGAGCGAGTAGACGGGGCGCTCGTCGTCGCTCCGCCGGCGGTCACCGAGCGACCAGCGCGCGTCGAGCGGCAGGAACAGGCCCAGAAACAGGAACGTGAGCAGGATGGTGTCGCCGCCGTTGACCACGTGCGGGTTCCGGGCGAACAGGGAGGCCAGCAGGACCAGAGAGAGCCCCAGCGAGAGCTTTGTCCGGTAGCCGACGAGGAGACACGCGGCGGCGACGCCGGCGATCGCGAACAGCATCCCTTGTACCCACGCCGCGCCGGAGACCGCGTGGAGCGACGCGGCCGCAAACGTGGGATAGACGTCGGCGAGCGCCGAGCGCGGGAAGACGCCGCCGTCGGTGTAGAACGGTACTAGCCCCGGCACCCGGAGGAACGCCAGATCGGCGAGTAGGAGCACTCCCAGCACGATCCGAAACGCACCGAGCGCTCGCGGATCGATGCCCAGACGCGGTCTCGCGACCGCGTGGAGTCGCTCGAGGGTCGCGCGGGATCGACCGGTCGGTTTCGGGTCCTGTTGTGACGAACTCATCGGCGAGTGACGTCCGGCAGATTCGATCGCTAGTATAAGTGCTTTGTAGTGTCACTTCTTCCGTCACATTGTGCCGCTATTGGAATAGTCTGAGAGCGAATGAGACGAGGACTCTCGAGACGGACGAAAGCCGCAGCGACGACCTGCTGAGCGAACCTACTGGATAGACTCGACTCGAGAGACCGGAGCCGTCACTCGCCGGTGGTCCGGCAGGTACCGATTCGAGTGCCTGAAAAAGTCGGCCGGCGAAAGCCGACGGTGGAACGATGATAACCGAGGACGAGGGAACTGTCTCAGAGTCGGAACCCCCCTACTGGCAACGACTAGGTGTTCCTCCCTCGTCATTAGCGTGAACGTCCCAGATAGTGATAGCTCCATTGCCAAACTGTGTAGGTAGTGGCACGACGGGACGTCGACTCGAGCCCGTTACCGACCGATTCGATCCAGAACGCGACCGAATCGTCACCGCCGCTCTCTCGGCCCAAACGGTAGTGTCCCGCGGCCGGTCACTCGGGTCGTTTCGCGGTCCGCGCCTCGCCCGATACGGCATCGACGTGGACGTGAACGGTATCGGTCGCCGTCTCGAGGGGGACGATCCAGGAGGCGCTGGTTCGATGGGGGTCCTCGAGGACGGTGATTTCCGCCGGGTCGAGCGAGCCGTCTTCCTCGGCGAGCGCCTCGCGGGCGATCCGGGTCGCCTCGTCGGCGTCGTCGATCCGGACGTTTTCGGTGAGGCGAACGGTCACGACCGGCGCGTCGGCCATCCGAACGACGCGCTCGGTGACGCTCCCGACTAGCACGCGGTCGAGGCCGGTCCGGCCCTGGGTCCCCATGACGATCATGTCGACGTCGTGTTCGTCGGCGTACTCGAGGATTTCCTCGTGGGGAACGCCCTGCTCGACCGCCGTCACGACCTCGACGCCCTTACGGGTGGCCTCCCGCTCGACGCGCGCGACGGCGCGGTCGGCGGCGGCGATCGCCGTATCACTCTGTAGCGTCCCGAGGGGCCCCTCTGGAACGACCGACAGCGCGTGGATGGTCGCCCCGAACTGCTGTGCGATGGCCATTCCGTGGTCGATCGATTGGCGGGTCCCGTCGCTCCCGTCCGTCGGAATGAGCACGTCCTGATACATGGTATCGGACGTTAGGAATCCGGACGTATATAGCCTCGAGTCCCGCTCTAGGGGACTCGCGTCGCCGTTCCGGTGCCTAGCTATTTATCGATCGATGTGGTGACACCCACCGAGCATGGTACCTGTTACCGACCTACAAGAGATGTACGAGGCCATGGTGACGGCGCGCCAGTACGAGGAGCGCCTTCAGGAGGAGTACCTCGAGGGGAAGCAACCGGCGTTCGACATCTCCGCCGGGCCGATTCCCGGCGAGTTACACCTCGCCGCGGGCCACGAGGCATCGGGCGCGGGCGTCTGCCAGCATCTGCGCGACGACGACACGGTGACGGCGCCGCACCGACCCCATCACATCGCCGTCGCAAAGGGCGTCGATCTGAAGCGGATGACCGCCGAAATTTTCGGCCGCGAGACGGGCCTGAGCAAGGGGAAGGGCGGTCACATGCACCTCTTCGATCCAGACGTCAACTTCGCGTGCAGCGGGATCATCGCCGAGGGCTGCCCGCCCGCGGTCGGCGCCGGACTGGCCGCGAAGAAACGAAATACCGACAGCGTCGCGGTCGCGTTTCTCGGTGAGGGGGCGATCGATCAGGGCGCGTTCCTCGAGTCGCTCAATTTGGCTGCCGTCCAGAACCTTCCCGTGGTCTTCGTCGTCGAGGACAACGACTGGGCGATCAGCATGCCCAAAGATCGCGTCACCGACGTCAAGAACGGCGCGCGGCGCGCCGACGGCTTCGATATGCCGGGAACCCGCGTGGACGCCGACGACGCCGTCGCAGTCTACGAGGCCGCGCGGGAGGCGATCGGTCGCGCTCGAGACCGGAACGGACCGTCGCTGCTCGAGGTCCAGGTCCACCGACGCATGGGTCACTTCATGGGCGACCCCGAGGCCTACCGCTCCGACGAGGACAAGGCCGCGGCCGAGCGGCGGGACTCGATCGACCGCCTCGAGTCGGACCTGCGGGCCCACGACGTCGACGACGAGACGATCGACGAGTTGCGCTCGAGCGCTCGGGAGCGCGTCGAGGAGGCGATCGAGTGGGCGAAAGAGCAACCGGAGCCCGAACCGGCGGCCGCCCACGAAGACGTGTTCTCGAATCCGCCGTCGGGCGTGACGGACAGCGAACCGAACGTTGCGGAACCAGAGGCCGGAGGTGACGACTGATGGCACAACAGGAGCGAGATCCGGCGGAAGAACGGCAGACGGACCGATCGCTGACGATGAGCCGCGCGATGGTCGAGGCCATCGCCCACGAAATGCGTGAGGACGACGAGGTCTTCTACATGGGCGAGGACGTCGCCGACTACGGCGGCATCTTCGACAGCACTGAGGGCCTGCTCGAGGAGTTCGGCCGCGACCGCATCATGGACGTCCCGATCAGCGAGACGGCCTACATTGGCGCCGCGGTAGGGGCGGCTCAGGCCGGGATGCGACCGATTGCCGAACTCATGTTCGTCGACTTCTTCGGCGTCGGGATGGATCAGATCTACAACCAGATGGCCAAGAACACCTACATGAGCGGCGGCTCCGTCAGCGTTCCGATGGTGCTGACGGCCGCCGTCGGCGGCACATACAACGACGCCGCCCAGCACTCCCAGGCCCTCTACGGGACGTTCGCCCACCTGCCGGGGATGAAGGTCGTCGTCCCGTCGACCGCCTACGACGCGAAGGGGCTGATGCACAACGCCATCCGTGACGACGATCCGGTCGTCTATCTCTTCCACAAGCGGCTCATGGGCATCGGCTGGCTGCCGGCGCCAGACGGCCCGAAGACGCCCGTTCCGGAAGACGACTACACGATTCCCTTCGGCAGCGCCGACGTCAAGCGCGAGGGAACGGACGTGACCGTCGTCACGCTCGGCCTGCACGTCCACCGCGCGCTCGAGGCCGCCGACGACCTCGCGGACGACGGGATTGACGCCGAAGTGATCGACCTCCGAACGCTGGTGCCGCTTGACACCGAGACCGTCCGCGACTCGGTCGCGAAGACCGGCCGCCTCGTCGTAGTCGACGAGGACTACCGCTCGTTCGGCGTCACCGGCGAGATCGTCGCGCGGGTGGCCGAGGACGGACTCGCCGACCTCGAGGCCGTCGAGCGGGTGGCCGTCCCGGACGTCCCGCTTCCCTACGCACGGCCGATGGAGAACGAGGTCATCCCGGATGCCGAGGACATCACGGATGCCGTCCGCGCG
Above is a genomic segment from Haloterrigena salifodinae containing:
- a CDS encoding GTP cyclohydrolase III; translated protein: MTNTQVTLVQIDNYGPWTVTPEPRREADLQTMQSRLYADISQFVGNRGGYTFFTRFDNMIAVTNGLDLEDHALLQESVGNRYPVTLSLGVAADTSPVQALADATARVQDAGSAQDEDRRECLEGRAVGPADRTAEDVQIAHFDVINATGTYTDELNAFDTFIEIEQGYAELMRHMRHAHESLSFFVGGDNIIVTCPDLDEGDYEEAIYHVEEAVDVELQVGVGRGECAHDAGFAAKHALETCRADGTRVELEW
- a CDS encoding HTTM domain-containing protein, with the protein product MSSSQQDPKPTGRSRATLERLHAVARPRLGIDPRALGAFRIVLGVLLLADLAFLRVPGLVPFYTDGGVFPRSALADVYPTFAAASLHAVSGAAWVQGMLFAIAGVAAACLLVGYRTKLSLGLSLVLLASLFARNPHVVNGGDTILLTFLFLGLFLPLDARWSLGDRRRSDDERPVYSLETAILCVHFVTIYAASAVHKFQSEAWLSGTAVPRIFHLEEYIVLLGPSLAEFGTVLTAINWLWVAMLSVSPFLLLYTGRPRTALAAAFVCAHLGMAATMRLGAFPFVMIAGLLLFFPAPVWHRLEEITAPVAPSVRQRFPSSIRVNRIGETGPLLPGSRPRLPRVRRGVRVGSTALLAGVFVAILCWQVASLGIAEDSTPDLDGELSDVSWSFFAPNPPDTSSWYAIEATLESGETIDAVDGGAVAFDPPPDAAETYPTTLWHRYGVDMRYAGESQYEPAAGYVCAASDRDLESVTIYHLEQPVEADGPAGDPVVNERVTRRC
- a CDS encoding phosphoglycerate kinase; translated protein: MIDTLDDLDVEGTTVGVRVDINSPIGDDGTLADDARLRAHVDTLSELLERGGRVAVLAHQGRPGGDDFVSLESHAERLSKLLERPVDHVDTTFSDAAREAVRNLENGDCLVLENTRFYSEEYMEFDPDRAAETHLVEGLAPALDVYVNDAFAAAHRSQPSLVGFPTVLPGYAGRVMESELDVLGTIEETPEPRIYVLGGAKVPDSIDVAWSVLEKGLADHVLTAGVVGNVFLIADGVDVGDASSDFIYDQGYWDEIDRAADLLDAYGDSIALPRDVAVERDGERHELGVNALPPGDEEAAMDIGSSTLAYYERLLEDAGTVILNGPAGVFEEEAFATGTRQLYGAATDVEMSIVGGGDTASALRSLGVDGFTHVSTGGGAALRMLTAEPLPAVTALQDGPKRQQPADD
- a CDS encoding DUF5785 family protein; translation: MSSDWPVDPDGEEGSEGMRKYDMRIIADKVDEEEDFPMVRDEFVEEYGDYPIRINYKRVVPMREIFENVEPERFETILDMHKAVGDAMRAGDFWEYHPQGKNPERKHA
- a CDS encoding thiamine pyrophosphate-dependent dehydrogenase E1 component subunit alpha; amino-acid sequence: MYEAMVTARQYEERLQEEYLEGKQPAFDISAGPIPGELHLAAGHEASGAGVCQHLRDDDTVTAPHRPHHIAVAKGVDLKRMTAEIFGRETGLSKGKGGHMHLFDPDVNFACSGIIAEGCPPAVGAGLAAKKRNTDSVAVAFLGEGAIDQGAFLESLNLAAVQNLPVVFVVEDNDWAISMPKDRVTDVKNGARRADGFDMPGTRVDADDAVAVYEAAREAIGRARDRNGPSLLEVQVHRRMGHFMGDPEAYRSDEDKAAAERRDSIDRLESDLRAHDVDDETIDELRSSARERVEEAIEWAKEQPEPEPAAAHEDVFSNPPSGVTDSEPNVAEPEAGGDD
- a CDS encoding CBS domain-containing protein; amino-acid sequence: MESELSVREVLTNDYVGVSESDTVRGAVELMREERSSCVLVVRGSEPVGIMTEWDVLDVVADERDPSETTVGDVMSSPVITFGPDRSLTDVADAMARESIRNVVVEDDEGVVGLLTQRDVIAAAGSFQATMTPGRTANTATGLEGAQPSDERSAQSQPAGESLDSRMLANGGDEYTTQGVCEACGSLAEALWDANGQLVCADCRTV
- a CDS encoding universal stress protein; this encodes MYQDVLIPTDGSDGTRQSIDHGMAIAQQFGATIHALSVVPEGPLGTLQSDTAIAAADRAVARVEREATRKGVEVVTAVEQGVPHEEILEYADEHDVDMIVMGTQGRTGLDRVLVGSVTERVVRMADAPVVTVRLTENVRIDDADEATRIAREALAEEDGSLDPAEITVLEDPHRTSASWIVPLETATDTVHVHVDAVSGEARTAKRPE
- a CDS encoding alpha-ketoacid dehydrogenase subunit beta, encoding MAQQERDPAEERQTDRSLTMSRAMVEAIAHEMREDDEVFYMGEDVADYGGIFDSTEGLLEEFGRDRIMDVPISETAYIGAAVGAAQAGMRPIAELMFVDFFGVGMDQIYNQMAKNTYMSGGSVSVPMVLTAAVGGTYNDAAQHSQALYGTFAHLPGMKVVVPSTAYDAKGLMHNAIRDDDPVVYLFHKRLMGIGWLPAPDGPKTPVPEDDYTIPFGSADVKREGTDVTVVTLGLHVHRALEAADDLADDGIDAEVIDLRTLVPLDTETVRDSVAKTGRLVVVDEDYRSFGVTGEIVARVAEDGLADLEAVERVAVPDVPLPYARPMENEVIPDAEDITDAVRAARGDE
- a CDS encoding GNAT family N-acetyltransferase, translating into MDPNDNSRLTIERATADDVETVADLWVRLARDQRRHDSYVRADANRETMRDTLAAHQVNDGLLVARDGETVVGFASFSVERGSLQLDATRGVLSNIYVVPAAREQGVGTALLEAVEDELASQGAEVVVLEVMAHNEAARRFYERKGYETYRVAMERDLGDDRSENDTHSKEDG